One window of the Salminus brasiliensis chromosome 1, fSalBra1.hap2, whole genome shotgun sequence genome contains the following:
- the arcn1a gene encoding archain 1a: MVLLAAAVCTKAGKALVSRQFVEMTRTRVEGLLAAFPKLMNTGKQHTFVETESVRYVYQPLEKLYMVLVTTKNSNILEDLETLRLFSRVIPEYCRVLEESEISEHCFDLIFAFDEIVALGYRENVNLAQIRTFTEMDSHEEKVFRAVRETQEREAKAEMRRKAKELQQARRDAERGKKSPGFGGFGSSSSSSSTAIITDTLIEPEKPKPTPAPARPSGPSKALKLGARGKEVDDFVDKLKSEGENIILPNTGKRPSEASKSLPAPVNTESVHLRVEEKITLTCGRDGGLQNMEVLGMITLRVSDDKNGRIRLFINNNDKRGLQLQTHPNVDKKLFTADSVIGLKNPDKSFPLNNDVGVLKWRLQTTDESLIPLTINCWPSESGSGCDVNIEYELQEESLELNDVVISIPIPSGVGAPVIGDLDGEYRHDSRRNVLEWCLPVVDMKNKTGSLEFSIAGQPNDFFPVNVSFVSKGNYCDIQVGKVSQVDGSSPVRFSTETSFVVDKYEIL; encoded by the exons ATG GTGCTGTTGGCTGCAGCGGTGTGCACCAAGGCGGGGAAGGCTCTGGTGTCGCGGCAGTTTGTGGAGATGACTCGGACACGCGTTGAGGGTCTGCTGGCTGCCTTCCCTAAACTAATGAACACGGGGAAGCAGCACACGTTTGTGGAGACAGAAAGCGTGCGCTATGTTTACCAGCCTCTGGAGAAGCTCTATATGGTGCTGGTCACCACCAAGAACAGCAACATCCTGGAGGACCTGGAGACCCTCCGCCTCTTCTCACGTGTG ATTCCAGAGTACTGTCGTGTGCTGGAGGAGAGCGAAATCTCAGAGCACTGCTTTGACCTCATCTTCGCCTTCGATGAGATCGTCGCCCTTGGTTACAGAGAGAACGTCAACTTGGCGCAGATCAGAACCTTCACAGAGATGGACTCGCACGAGGAGAAGGTGTTCCGCGCTGTCAGAGAG ACTCAGGAACGAGAGGCGAAGGCGGAGATGAGGCGGAAGGCGAAGGAGCTTCAACAGGCTCGGCGAGATGCTGAGCGGGGGAAGAAGTCTCCAGGCTTTGGTGGAtttggcagcagcagtagcagcagcagcactgccatCATAACAGACACACTAATTGAGCCAGAGAAACCCAAACCCACCCCAGCACCCGCCAG GCCCAGTGGCCCCAGCAAAGCCCTTAAACTGGGTGCCAGGGGGAAGGAAGTGGACGACTTTGTAGACAAACTGAAGTCTGAGGGCGAGAACATTATCCTGCCCAACACTGGCAAAAGACCTTCTGAGGCCTCCAAATCTCTGCCTGCTCCTGTTAACACAGAGAG TGTGCACCTGCGGGTGGAGGAGAAGATTACACTAACATGTGGCCGTGACGGTGGGCTGCAGAACATGGAGGTGCTGGGCATGATCACACTCCGAGTGTCCGACGATAAGAACGGGCGAATCCGACTCTTTATCAACAACAACGACAAGAGGGGCTTACAGCTTCAG ACCCATCCCAACGTGGACAAGAAGCTGTTCACAGCGGATTCAGTAATCGGTCTGAAGAATCCAGACAAGTCCTTCCCCCTGAACAACGACGTGGGTGTGCTGAAGTGGAGACTACAGACTACAGACGAGTCCCTCATACCATTAACAA TAAACTGCTGGCCCTCAGAAAGTGGATCCGGCTGTGATGTGAACATAGAGTACGAGCTGCAAGAAGAATCCTTGGAACTCAACGATGTTGTTATATCAATCCCCATACC GTCAGGGGTAGGTGCTCCTGTGATTGGTGACCTGGATGGAGAGTATCGACATGACAGTAGACGGAATGTTCTGGAGTGGTGTCTCCCTGTGGTGGACATGAAGAACAAGACAGGCAGTCTGGAGTTCAGCATAGCCGGCCAGCCCAATGACTTCTTTCCTGTCAATGTCTCCTTTGTCTCCAAGGGCAACTACTGTGACATTCAG GTTGGTAAAGTGTCTCAGGTGGATGGGAGCAGTCCGGTACGGTTCTCCACAGAAACGTCGTTCGTTGTCGACAAGTACGAGATCCtataa